A stretch of Miscanthus floridulus cultivar M001 chromosome 13, ASM1932011v1, whole genome shotgun sequence DNA encodes these proteins:
- the LOC136501429 gene encoding dof zinc finger protein MNB1A-like has product MQEASSAAAEPGRRPAQHQFAGVDLRRPKGYAAAPVEASPAVAKVAEGGEGDPCPRCASRDTKFSYYNNYNTSQPRHSCKGCRRYWTKGGTLRNVPVGGGARKKPSSTSPSSYAAAAAADNKPPKKKPASKKRRVVAPTPEPAAAADSAKTTTTTTDGASEITTETAAPAPAAAAEDSDSLAHLLLQPGAEEAVALGLSDFPSAAGKAVLEDDSFVWPAAFDLGTCWASAGFADTDPASLFLNLR; this is encoded by the coding sequence ATGCAGGAGGCGTCATCTGCGGCGGCCGAGCCCGGCCGCCGGCCGGCGCAGCATCAGTTCGCGGGCGTCGACCTCCGCCGGCCCAAGGGGTACGCCGCGGCGCCGGTGGAGGCATCACCGGCGGTAGCCAAGGTGGCCGAGGGCGGCGAGGGGGACCCGTGCCCTCGGTGCGCGTCGCGGGACACCAAGTTCTCCTACTACAACAACTACAACACCTCTCAGCCGCGCCACTCCTGCAAGGGCTGCCGCCGCTACTGGACCAAGGGCGGCACGCTGCGCAACGTCCCCGTCGGAGGCGGCGCCCGCAAGAAGCCCTCGTCGACGTCGCCGTCGTCctacgcggccgccgccgccgccgacaacaagccgcccaagaagaagcccgCCAGCAAGAAGCGCCGCGTCGTGGCGCCGACCCcggagcccgccgccgccgccgactccGCCAagacgaccaccaccaccaccgatggCGCGAGCGAGATCACCACGGAGACTGCTGCGCctgccccggcggcggcggcggaggactcCGACTCCCTGGCGCACCTGCTGCTGCAGCCCGGGGCGGAGGAGGCCGTCGCGCTCGGGCTCTCCGATTTCCCCTCCGCTGCCGGGAAGGCGGTGCTGGAGGACGACTCGTTCGTGTGGCCCGCGGCGTTCGACCTGGGCACGTGCTGGGCCAGCGCCGGGTTCGCCGACACCGACCCCGCCAGCCTCTTCCTCAACCTCCGGTGA